Proteins from a single region of Haemorhous mexicanus isolate bHaeMex1 chromosome 4, bHaeMex1.pri, whole genome shotgun sequence:
- the SMIM14 gene encoding small integral membrane protein 14: MAEGGFDPCECICSHEHAMRRLINLLRQSQSYCTDTECLQELPGPNSSSDNGISFAMIMMAWVVIALVLFLLRPSNLRGSNTVGKPTSQHNGQEPPAPPVD, translated from the exons ATGGCAGAAGGTGGATTTGATCCCTGTGAATGCATTTGCTCACATGAACATGCAATGAGAAGACTGATTAATCTG ctGAGACAATCCCAGTCGTactgcacagacacagaatGCCTTCAGGAAT TGCCAGGACCAAACTCCTCCAGTGACAATGGCATCAGCTTTGCCATGATAATGATGGCCTGGGTGGTGATTGCACTTGTTTTGTTCTTACTGAGACCTAGTAACCTAAGAGGATCAAATACAGTCGGAAAGCCAACCAGCCAACACAAT gGACAAGAaccaccagcaccaccagtgGACTAG